A single window of Girardinichthys multiradiatus isolate DD_20200921_A chromosome 15, DD_fGirMul_XY1, whole genome shotgun sequence DNA harbors:
- the ccnk gene encoding cyclin-K — protein sequence MIKSSSAGPSTSSPQTMKEPKENLSGQATLDHIKPCWYWDKKDLAHTPSQSEGLDPGTEARYRREGARFIFDVGTRLGLHYDTLATGIIYFHRFYMFHSFKQFPRYVTGACCLFLAGKVEETPKKCKDIIKTARSLLNDVQFAQFGDDPKEEVMVLERILLQTIKFDLQVEHPYMFLLRYVKQLKGEKNKVCKVLQMAWTFVNDSLCTMLSLQWEPEIIAVAVMYLAGRLCKFDIQEWTAKQSSRRWWEQFVQDVPVELLEDICHQILDLYSQGNKPIPQQIQEKERASATPTSVPPVPQGPPPASNPPPPPPKKTPPQVGSPARQLKRSHTSPKDEPKPPEQAGAKIPRLESPMPPLPASQPPPAPPAEAEPGCEAAPPPPHAPPPHQPPPLPHRPPPPPPSNYLMSTTSSYMSGEGYQSLQSMMKTEGPAYTPMPPSYPPPIPPYHPHVYQPAAAPPPGPPPPPSTYPPPSLPPTYPPPGYNSYPPPPRMPPGHVPPPGITLPPAGYPPPPPVPPGQSQVPLPPPPGMPLNRGGWMR from the exons ATGATAAAG TCCAGCTCAGCGGGTCCATCCACCTCTTCCCCGCAAACAATGAAGGAACCCAAGGAGAATTTGAGTGGCCAAGCAACTCTGGACCACATCAAGCCATGCTGGTACTGGGACAAGAAGGACTTAGCCCACACCCCCTCTCAGTCCGAAGGCCTTGACCCTGGCACGGAGGCTCGCTATAGGAGGGAGGGGGCCCGCTTCATATTTGACGTAGGAACCCGCCTCGGCCT ACACTATGACACACTTGCCACCGGCATCATATATTTCCATCGCTTCTACATGTTTCACTCCTTCAAGCAATTTCCCAGATAC GTGACTGGAGCTTGTTGTCTTTTCCTAGCTGGAAAAGTCGAGGAGACCCCAAAGAAATGTAAAGATATCATCAAGACGGCCCGGAGCTTACTGAATGATGTGCAGTTTGCGCAGTTCGGCGATGATCCAAAG GAGGAGGTGATGGTTCTGGAGAGGATTTTGCTCCAGACTATCAAGTTCGACCTGCAGGTGGAGCACCCCTACATGTTCCTGCTGCGCTACGTCAAGCAGCTTAAAG GGGAGAAGAATAAAGTCTGCAAGGTGTTACAAATGGCTTGGACCTTTGTCAATGACAG CCTCTGCACCATGCTGTCTCTTCAGTGGGAGCCAGAAATCATCGCAGTGGCTGTGATGTACCTGGCAGGGCGCCTGTGTAAATTTGACATCCAGGAGTGGACGGCCAAGCAGTCTTCCCGCCGCTGGTGGGAGCAGTTTGTCCAGGATGTTCCTGTTGAGCTTCTCGAAG ACATTTGCCACCAGATCCTGGATCTGTACTCGCAGGGAAACAAGCCCATCCCTCAGCAGATCCAAGAGAAAGAGCGGGCCTCCGCTACTCCGACTTCTGTACCTCCAGTGCCACAGGGACCGCCCCCAGCCTCAaaccctcctccaccacctcctaagaAGACTCCTCCTCAGGTTGGCAGCCCTGCACGCCAACTCAAACGCTCACAT acATCTCCAAAGGATGAGCCCAAACCTCCag AACAAGCCGGGGCAAAGATCCCCAGACTGGAGAGCCCTATGCCTCCCCTGCCTGCATCCCAGCCTCCCCCAG CCCCTCCTGCCGAGGCAGAACCAGGATGCGAAGCTGCTCCACCGCCTCCACATGCGCCACCTCCACACCAGCCCCCTCCTTTGCCCCATcgccctcctccacctccaccctCCAACTACCTTATGTCCACTACCAGCTCCTACATGTCAGGAGAGGGCTACCAAAGCCTGCAGTCCATGATGAAGACAGAAGGTCCAGCCTACACCCCCATGCCACCCAGCTACCCACCTCCAATCCCGCCGTATCATCCACATGTCTATCAACCAGCTGCTGCACCACCCCCaggtcctccacctcctccatcCACCTACCCACCACCCAGTTTGCCCCCAACTTACCCTCCACCAGGCTACAACAGCTACCCACCACCTCCACGTATGCCCCCGGGCCACGTGCCGCCCCCAGGGATCACACTTCCTCCTGCTGGGTATCCTCCTCCACCCCCTGTGCCTCCAGGACAGTCCCAAGTGCCCCTGCCCCCTCCACCTGGAATGCCCCTCAACCGCGGTGGGTGGATGAGATGA